In Oryza brachyantha chromosome 1, ObraRS2, whole genome shotgun sequence, the following are encoded in one genomic region:
- the LOC102701953 gene encoding pentatricopeptide repeat-containing protein At5g15010, mitochondrial — MLRSALARAIPLLSAATTARGFTKPRSPPLLFCGGSRISTSRDGSSRDGGGDGVDGEEDDPFSFPDLQKLPADVARDVDAVVGAVEGFHLDAARARGLLGRCGAAASEPVVVAALARLRNSCAAAHAAFRWASEQPGYAPGRRECHSMLAILAKHRRFDDARALLDKMRRSSLASPAAVLLLIRRYCAARDVASAVAAFRALPSLGFRAGVSEFHGLLSALCRYKNVQDAEHLLLSSEKEFPFETKSFNIVLNGWCNMVRCVREAKRFWNAMEIKGIEKDVISYGSMISCFSKVGSLDTVMKLFNRMKEAGITPDRKVYNAVVYTLAKGRCVDEAKTLVRSMEEKGVAPDTATFNSLIRPLCKARQIQEAREMLDDMLGRGLSPSVRTFHALFDVARSPIEVFDLLDKMKALQCEPEMDTYIMLIRKFCRWRQHDSVEKLWSAMPANGLTPDRSAYIVLIHGLFLNGRLEEAAKYYGEMKTKGFSPEKKTEEMIQAWLSGRELAKASASVRSRGDLVSLRPHPRK; from the coding sequence aTGCTGCGGAGCGCCCTCGCGAGAGCAATCCCGCTCCTCTCCGCTGCCACCACCGCCCGCGGATTCACCAAGCCGAGGagccctcctctcctcttctgcGGAGGTTCGCGTATCTCCACCTCGCGGGACGGCAGCAGcagagacggcggcggtgatggcgtTGATGGCGAGGAGGATGATCCCTTCTCGTTCCCGGACCTCCAGAAGCTCCCGGCGGACGTCGCCCGCGACGTGGACGCCGTCGTAGGCGCGGTCGAGGGGTTCCACTTGGACGCCGCGCGGGCCAGGGGCCTCCTGGGGAGGtgcggcgccgcggcctccgAGCCGGTCGTGGTGGCTGCGCTGGCCCGCCTCCGCAACAGCTGCGCCGCGGCGCACGCCGCGTTCCGGTGGGCCTCGGAGCAGCCAGGGTACGCGCCCGGGCGGCGCGAGTGCCACTCCATGCTAGCCATCCTCGCGAAGCACCGTCGATTCGACGACGCACGCGCCCTGCTCGACAAAATGCGCCGCTCGTCGCTTGCGTCGCCGGCCGCTGTACTTCTTCTCATACGGCGCTACTGCGCTGCGCGTGATGTCGCGAGCGCCGTCGCGGCGTTCCGTGCGCTCCCGAGCCTTGGTTTCCGGGCTGGTGTCTCTGAGTTCCACGGTCTCCTGAGCGCACTATGCCGGTACAAGAACGTCCAGGATGCGGAGCACCTGCTGCTGTCCAGCGAAAAGGAGTTCCCTTTCGAGACCAAGAGCTTCAACATTGTGCTAAATGGCTGGTGTAACATGGTCCGCTGTGTGCGTGAGGCGAAGAGGTTTTGGAATGCCATGGAAATTAAAGGTATTGAAAAGGACGTTATATCATATGGGAGTATGATTTCGTGCTTCTCCAAAGTCGGCAGCTTGGACACTGTCATGAAGCTCTTTAATCGCATGAAAGAGGCTGGTATTACACCAGACAGGAAAGTCTACAATGCAGTCGTGTACACACTCGCCAAGGGACGGTGTGTGGATGAGGCAAAGACGCTTGTCCGGAGCATGGAGGAGAAGGGGGTTGCCCCTGACACAGCCACTTTCAACTCCCTCATTAGGCCTCTTTGCAAGGCTCGTCAGATTCAGGAGGCAAGGGAAATGCTTGATGATATGTTAGGGAGAGGACTGTCGCCTTCTGTGAGGACATTTCATGCGTTGTTTGATGTGGCTAGAAGCCCCATTGAGGTGTTTGATCTGTTGGATAAGATGAAAGCATTGCAGTGCGAGCCAGAGATGGACACTTACATTATGTTGATCAGGAAGTTCTGCCGGTGGAGGCAGCATGACAGTGTGGAGAAGCTCTGGAGCGCAATGCCTGCAAATGGGCTAACCCCTGATCGGAGTGCATACATTGTATTGATACACGGTTTATTCCTTAATGGGAGACTAGAGGAGGCCGCGAAGTATTACGGAGAGATGAAAACTAAGGGATTTTCACCTGAGAAGAAGACTGAAGAAATGATACAGGCTTGGCTTTCAGGCAGAGAACTTGCCAAGGCGTCTGCTTCAGTGAGGTCAAGGGGTGATTTAGTGTCTCTCAGACCACATCCTAGAAAGTGA